A genomic stretch from Shewanella sediminis HAW-EB3 includes:
- a CDS encoding OmcA/MtrC family decaheme c-type cytochrome, translating into MKNQINKSFVLSLIMTGMIAGCSDGKDGADGSDGGSGIIIAKSAESLHLEYLEYGIDDAGMRSASFKITNELNQPVVGIGSVRFLSSQLATSEQGYTERQGLGYVTCTSEAEDCLTDHQDGSYTVINTTPVNELDLSGKDYTFNQDLPHRFMVRLQTYGGIPVIGSVQDIMPEVDFMMDGSAVTTTRSMIDTASCNACHTDIAYARYDSYDRSPHYANNVQACATCHTTGEKDSKGSMVERAHRWHNGLDGELVISSYDCTSCHVTEATDALPNGAEWLANTTNDKACLSCHASEELKHGPEMQFSCATCHDVAQYHLTKVDAKKAARDAYSVDVTQVSTLQGTSVRDGNSYNTAEITFTVKILDSEDTPLATSPKEAKVFNALRASVSWDMEAGYRMLTTETKDSGELGRLANHSVNFKFESIDPVSSNPATGEYTYIISGQLDDDKSKNSTGVIIPIGTDLKTGILAIEGQVKADEKTGVPTPDGTLVERIRSKSVFFTLEGLTDNSRRQVVDNALCASCHGDQAYGYHGRRNDLEQQCVACHNLGNAEWDKGHMALEQAPADPVLDHISWNTFVHALHAQNREEQNMGEASNRVFKYPARLNDCSQCHVDGSANLKEIEKSNALITRNTHEVDADFFATSPGAATCWSCHGPYGGDSLKNHMIQNGADFEMKLEDGVNATFDGDVVVDVTLSGEACSVCHSSDKLAESHRF; encoded by the coding sequence ATGAAAAATCAAATAAACAAGAGCTTCGTTCTGAGTCTTATCATGACTGGAATGATAGCGGGTTGTAGCGATGGTAAAGATGGAGCCGATGGTTCCGACGGTGGAAGTGGCATCATTATCGCAAAATCAGCCGAAAGCTTACACCTGGAGTATCTTGAATATGGTATCGATGATGCCGGCATGCGTTCTGCGAGCTTTAAGATCACAAATGAACTTAATCAGCCTGTGGTCGGTATCGGTTCGGTTCGCTTCCTGAGCTCACAACTGGCCACATCGGAACAAGGCTATACCGAACGCCAGGGCTTAGGGTATGTCACCTGTACCAGCGAAGCTGAAGACTGCTTAACGGATCATCAAGATGGATCTTATACCGTAATCAACACCACTCCCGTAAACGAGCTTGATTTGAGTGGAAAGGACTATACATTTAACCAAGATCTTCCACACCGCTTCATGGTTCGCCTACAAACCTATGGCGGCATTCCGGTCATTGGCAGTGTACAAGACATCATGCCTGAAGTGGACTTTATGATGGATGGTTCGGCGGTGACAACCACTCGTTCAATGATCGACACTGCAAGCTGTAATGCCTGCCATACCGATATCGCATATGCCCGTTATGACAGCTATGATCGCTCTCCACATTACGCCAATAATGTACAAGCATGTGCGACTTGTCATACGACAGGTGAAAAAGACTCTAAAGGCAGTATGGTTGAACGCGCTCACCGCTGGCATAACGGCCTCGATGGCGAGCTTGTCATTAGCTCATATGATTGCACCAGTTGTCATGTCACCGAAGCCACCGACGCCCTTCCAAATGGCGCAGAATGGTTAGCAAATACCACGAATGATAAAGCTTGTTTAAGCTGCCACGCGTCTGAAGAGCTAAAACATGGTCCAGAGATGCAATTCTCATGTGCCACTTGTCATGATGTAGCCCAATATCACCTGACTAAGGTCGACGCGAAAAAAGCGGCACGTGATGCTTATAGTGTCGATGTAACCCAAGTTTCAACCCTACAAGGCACCTCTGTTCGTGATGGCAACAGCTACAACACGGCTGAAATTACCTTCACCGTGAAAATTCTGGACAGTGAAGACACGCCATTAGCCACCAGTCCAAAAGAAGCCAAGGTATTTAATGCCCTTCGCGCCTCAGTTTCATGGGACATGGAAGCGGGCTACCGCATGTTAACCACTGAAACTAAAGACTCGGGTGAACTAGGCCGCTTAGCCAACCACTCCGTTAACTTCAAGTTTGAATCTATTGACCCTGTTTCATCTAACCCTGCAACCGGTGAATACACCTACATCATTTCCGGTCAGCTTGATGATGATAAATCTAAGAACTCAACCGGTGTGATCATTCCTATCGGTACCGATCTCAAAACGGGGATCTTAGCGATTGAGGGACAAGTTAAGGCCGATGAAAAAACCGGTGTTCCAACTCCTGATGGCACCTTGGTTGAGCGTATTCGCTCTAAATCAGTCTTCTTTACCTTAGAGGGACTCACCGATAATAGCCGTCGCCAAGTTGTAGATAATGCACTGTGTGCATCCTGTCATGGCGATCAAGCGTACGGTTACCACGGACGTCGTAATGACTTAGAGCAGCAGTGTGTCGCTTGCCATAACTTAGGCAATGCCGAGTGGGATAAAGGTCATATGGCACTGGAGCAGGCACCAGCAGACCCGGTACTCGACCATATCTCATGGAACACCTTTGTTCATGCCTTACATGCACAAAACCGTGAAGAACAGAATATGGGTGAAGCATCAAACCGTGTATTTAAGTACCCTGCACGCTTAAACGATTGTTCTCAGTGTCATGTTGATGGCAGTGCCAACCTTAAAGAGATTGAGAAGTCGAATGCACTAATCACACGTAATACCCATGAAGTCGACGCCGACTTCTTTGCCACCAGCCCGGGAGCCGCGACATGTTGGTCTTGCCATGGCCCATATGGCGGTGATTCACTTAAGAACCATATGATTCAAAATGGGGCTGATTTTGAAATGAAGCTTGAAGATGGTGTGAATGCCACTTTCGACGGTGATGTCGTGGTCGATGTAACACTATCTGGCGAGGCTTGCTCAGTGTGTCACTCCAGTGACAAGTTAGCAGAGTCTCACCGTTTCTGA
- a CDS encoding O-acetylhomoserine aminocarboxypropyltransferase/cysteine synthase family protein encodes MKLESLALHHGYESEATTKAAAVPIYQTTSYTFDDTQHGADLFDLKVPGNIYTRIMNPTTDVLEQRLAAIEGGIGALALASGMAAITYAIQALTQVGDNIVSTSQLYGGTYNLFAHTLPRQGVDVRMAGFDDFDGLEALIDDNTKALFCESIGNPAGNIVDLERLANIAHKHGVPLIVDNTVATPVLCKPFEFGADIVIHSLTKYIGGHGTTIGGVIIDSGKFDWAAHPRRFALLNEPDPSYHGVVYTQAFGPAAFIGRCRVVPLRNTGAALAPQSAFLLLQGLETLSLRMERHCSNALALAEYLQQHPKVSWVNYAALPNSPFQDNCHKITGGKASGIISFGIKSNQTGGGKEAGGRFIDALKMVLRLVNIGDAKSLACHPASTTHRQLDATELAKAGVSEDLIRISVGIEHIDDIIADVSQALEQAG; translated from the coding sequence ATGAAACTCGAGTCATTGGCACTTCACCACGGATATGAATCTGAAGCGACGACCAAAGCAGCGGCCGTGCCCATCTATCAGACGACCTCCTATACCTTCGATGATACTCAACATGGTGCCGATCTATTCGATCTCAAAGTGCCGGGAAATATCTACACCCGCATCATGAACCCAACCACAGATGTGTTAGAACAGCGACTGGCCGCCATCGAAGGCGGGATCGGCGCACTCGCCCTGGCATCGGGCATGGCTGCGATAACCTACGCCATTCAAGCCTTGACTCAGGTAGGCGATAATATTGTCAGCACCAGTCAACTCTATGGGGGCACCTACAACCTGTTTGCCCACACTTTGCCGCGTCAGGGAGTGGATGTACGCATGGCTGGCTTCGATGACTTCGACGGCCTGGAAGCCTTGATCGATGATAATACCAAGGCACTGTTTTGTGAATCTATCGGTAACCCGGCGGGGAATATTGTCGACCTCGAACGTCTGGCCAACATCGCCCATAAGCATGGCGTGCCTTTGATTGTCGATAATACCGTGGCGACCCCTGTGCTGTGTAAGCCATTTGAATTTGGTGCCGATATCGTGATCCACTCACTGACTAAGTATATCGGCGGCCACGGCACGACCATCGGCGGTGTGATTATCGACTCGGGCAAGTTTGACTGGGCCGCGCACCCTCGGCGTTTCGCACTACTGAACGAGCCCGATCCCTCCTATCACGGTGTCGTCTATACTCAAGCCTTCGGACCCGCCGCCTTTATCGGACGCTGTCGCGTCGTACCACTGCGTAATACCGGCGCCGCACTCGCTCCCCAAAGCGCCTTTTTGCTACTTCAGGGACTGGAAACCCTCTCACTGAGAATGGAGCGTCACTGCAGCAACGCTTTGGCCTTAGCCGAATATCTTCAGCAACATCCAAAGGTGAGTTGGGTCAATTACGCAGCATTGCCCAATAGCCCCTTCCAGGATAACTGCCACAAGATCACGGGCGGCAAAGCCTCCGGGATCATCAGCTTCGGCATAAAATCGAACCAGACCGGTGGTGGTAAAGAGGCGGGGGGTCGCTTTATCGATGCCCTTAAGATGGTACTGCGACTGGTCAATATTGGTGATGCTAAGTCTCTCGCCTGCCATCCGGCTTCGACCACTCACAGACAGTTAGATGCAACTGAGCTGGCTAAGGCTGGCGTAAGTGAGGATTTGATACGTATCTCAGTCGGTATCGAACATATCGATGACATCATCGCCGATGTCTCACAGGCGCTGGAACAGGCGGGTTAA
- a CDS encoding sensor domain-containing phosphodiesterase, giving the protein MMIKAAERHLQDEHLLDDISVNTTEICVPEDIFNSWQQTLDLISEIVDTPAVLIMRIHKNDNKMEVFASSKSTGNPYRRYDNDNLGKGLYCETVIAQNCELHIPNALKDSDWDNNPDLKLGMIAYCGLPLLWPDNTPFGTICMLDNKEHSYSQKFRHLLARFQEAVVTNLATLYQQEKLQHLNQLLETRVQLRTHELAELSTKLIREIENRTSAEFSLEYSKNYDELTGLPMRSGLIDSLTQMLKQSKASETVTVLYFGLRKFKSINDSYGYLIGDQVLSQFSQRLKQYLDKDTLIARIAGSEFVIARSHKKTASNDLELITKILDCCNAPFSLAGFTITIPSCMGIAQFPTDATTAEELLQKSSAAMSISKTEGVRYSFFNQDTQSSIEQRYQLESHLVDALNNQELYLNYQPLVCLKTHRILGAEALLRWHNPVLGQVPPDKFINLAEHNGQIIEIGNFVLHSALAQAAHWQALQQSDFRIAINISPLQFRAPNFAEHIADLLTLYQLPTTSLELEITEGILLQDEHLAHDSIKKLQAQGIRISLDDFGTGYSSLSYLQKYSFNTLKIDRCFITNLEKNEQDRELTRAIIAMGKKLNLHVIAEGVETQEQDRFIQSEDCDYGQGYLYGKPTSADEFESNYLTE; this is encoded by the coding sequence ATGATGATTAAGGCCGCGGAACGGCATTTACAAGACGAACACCTGCTTGATGATATATCGGTCAATACCACCGAGATATGCGTACCCGAAGATATCTTCAATAGCTGGCAACAGACACTGGATCTGATCTCTGAGATTGTAGACACCCCGGCCGTGCTCATCATGCGAATACACAAAAATGACAATAAGATGGAGGTGTTTGCATCAAGCAAGAGCACCGGAAACCCCTACCGTCGCTATGACAACGATAACTTAGGCAAGGGTCTCTACTGCGAAACGGTTATCGCGCAAAATTGTGAGTTGCATATTCCCAACGCCTTAAAAGACAGCGACTGGGATAATAACCCGGATCTAAAACTTGGCATGATAGCCTACTGTGGCTTACCCCTACTCTGGCCCGATAACACTCCCTTCGGCACCATATGTATGCTCGACAATAAGGAGCACAGTTACAGCCAAAAATTCAGGCACCTGTTAGCCAGATTTCAAGAGGCGGTAGTCACCAACCTTGCCACCCTGTACCAGCAAGAAAAGCTGCAACACCTGAATCAACTCCTGGAAACGAGGGTGCAACTCAGAACCCATGAACTGGCCGAACTCAGCACAAAACTTATCCGGGAGATAGAGAACAGAACCTCGGCAGAATTTAGCCTCGAATACTCAAAAAACTATGATGAACTCACGGGACTACCTATGCGTTCCGGCTTGATCGACTCGCTCACTCAGATGCTTAAACAGAGCAAAGCGAGCGAAACTGTCACGGTACTCTATTTCGGTCTGCGTAAATTCAAATCGATTAACGACAGTTATGGTTACCTCATCGGCGATCAGGTTCTTTCTCAATTCAGTCAAAGATTAAAACAGTACTTAGATAAAGATACCTTAATCGCCCGCATTGCCGGTTCTGAATTTGTCATCGCCCGCTCCCATAAGAAAACCGCAAGCAATGATCTGGAGCTGATAACAAAAATATTAGACTGCTGTAACGCCCCTTTCTCTCTTGCTGGGTTCACCATTACCATTCCCTCCTGCATGGGGATTGCCCAGTTCCCCACCGACGCAACAACGGCAGAGGAGTTGCTACAAAAATCCAGCGCTGCGATGAGCATAAGTAAAACCGAAGGAGTCCGTTATAGCTTTTTCAATCAAGATACTCAGTCCAGTATAGAACAGCGCTATCAACTGGAGAGCCATCTGGTCGATGCACTCAATAATCAAGAGCTATACCTTAACTATCAACCTTTAGTCTGCTTAAAGACCCATAGAATACTCGGCGCAGAGGCTCTGCTGAGATGGCATAATCCGGTCTTGGGACAGGTGCCACCCGACAAGTTTATTAACTTAGCCGAGCATAATGGTCAGATCATCGAGATAGGTAACTTCGTACTCCATAGTGCACTTGCACAGGCAGCTCACTGGCAGGCCTTACAGCAAAGTGACTTTAGAATTGCCATCAACATATCACCACTGCAGTTCAGAGCGCCCAACTTTGCCGAGCATATCGCCGATCTGCTTACTCTGTACCAGCTACCCACCACCTCATTAGAGCTCGAGATCACTGAGGGTATCTTGTTACAGGATGAACACTTAGCCCATGACTCGATCAAAAAGCTACAAGCACAGGGAATACGTATCTCTCTCGATGATTTCGGTACCGGGTACTCCTCATTAAGTTATCTGCAGAAATACTCATTTAATACCCTGAAGATTGACCGCTGCTTTATTACCAACCTAGAGAAGAATGAGCAGGACAGAGAGCTCACCCGGGCCATTATCGCCATGGGTAAGAAGCTTAACCTACATGTGATCGCCGAAGGGGTTGAGACACAGGAGCAAGATCGGTTTATCCAGAGTGAAGACTGTGATTATGGTCAGGGCTATCTCTACGGCAAACCGACCAGTGCCGATGAGTTTGAGTCAAACTACCTGACAGAGTAA
- a CDS encoding DUF599 domain-containing protein produces the protein MAFTVLDLISLICFICCWVGYTSFARRKAKTTNCIARCLHQHRIHWMNELMTREVRVGEAALLANLERNITFFASTTMLILAGVLTLFAQVERLEAVIASIPYTATPNDALIQLKLSLLTFIFVMAFFQFTWSMRQYGFLNVMVGAAPIDPTGGGDDRLRCYAKQMAIVQDQAAHSYNYGLRAYYFAMAVLSWFFHPALFIVTSLFVVYTLYAREFNSKAVVAITSGMQVLNEQEDKKKASRLK, from the coding sequence ATGGCTTTTACCGTTTTGGATCTCATCTCTTTAATCTGTTTTATCTGTTGCTGGGTCGGCTACACCTCCTTTGCACGTCGTAAAGCCAAGACCACCAACTGTATCGCTCGTTGTCTGCATCAACATCGAATTCATTGGATGAACGAGTTGATGACCCGTGAGGTGAGAGTCGGTGAAGCGGCACTTCTGGCCAATCTTGAACGTAATATTACCTTCTTTGCCTCGACTACCATGCTGATCCTTGCCGGTGTGCTAACGTTATTTGCTCAGGTTGAGCGCTTAGAGGCTGTGATTGCGTCAATCCCCTATACGGCGACCCCTAACGATGCCTTGATCCAGCTGAAATTAAGCTTATTGACCTTTATCTTCGTGATGGCCTTTTTCCAGTTTACCTGGTCGATGCGTCAATATGGTTTTCTCAATGTGATGGTCGGCGCCGCACCCATCGACCCAACGGGTGGCGGGGATGACAGACTTCGCTGCTATGCAAAACAGATGGCGATAGTGCAAGATCAAGCGGCGCACTCATACAATTATGGACTCAGGGCCTATTATTTTGCTATGGCGGTCTTGAGCTGGTTTTTCCATCCGGCCCTGTTCATCGTAACCAGTCTGTTTGTGGTCTATACCTTGTATGCTCGGGAATTTAACTCTAAGGCCGTGGTGGCCATTACATCCGGAATGCAGGTGTTGAATGAGCAGGAAGATAAGAAAAAAGCTTCCCGGCTCAAGTGA